One part of the Sorangiineae bacterium MSr11954 genome encodes these proteins:
- a CDS encoding tetratricopeptide repeat protein: MADKGRWSIVNPAGEEVTFLSREELVQAVLEDDIEPHAESIPPEQPNAEATSPAQQRPETGSNPPRTGSMPHEPARTGSMPHEPARTGSMPHEPARTGSMPHEPARTGSMPPDQTRAGSVPPVRTSRPTPLDRLTPPGNRTTPAPRFTPPNRLTPESTDPSVAPLPRDALIPPETTTSPRISEFAGDESDDGARPSADELQRASADEVQRVSLDEVQLSSAKVPLGERVTADELEAPPSLGAGEAPRSTGDMAPRSTGDMAPRSTGDVAPLSTGDAMPLSLSDVLPPSSLVGHVSSPSTGDVSPPSIGEAMPLSLSDVMPPSAGNEPTLQITRGLIAPAPPSPPSSPPAASRQSPPEDEGSPLSLSEVGGAFAPPSENLDAKHVKGAAERPADGDVSDDEETVRNVDVEAALKDERTADIPQGLKRVTPPPPLPLDRRPSKSSLVPPLPIRPSNALVRERERDEPRGPARSSITSATRVEAPTSTVVITDRRTPTPRPSKAPERARITAPSLPPPDIIPDAPASSRETSPSTAERTPVAATTTASPSRRATWIIPVALVGIGAAFWIGSRMNRDASHETAPTNQQPQLETPAATEPAPAPPSPPAAPTETAAATPAAASSAPSTPQADPAESAAPTASSPPATPDTPATAQAPAATGASPAPVAVTPTPTPAASSKAPAAATDKPHPTPPPTGAVTAPTPPGNEASGPMLRRAAAVMRSGDYAAARQLYQTLLQKEPKNPEVLSGLGDTSRALGDKAGARGYYVRALDASSTFLPALLGLADTEWDLGDRVSAQKHYKDLLEHQPNAPERARQRAKGLGAP, from the coding sequence ATGGCTGACAAGGGGCGCTGGTCGATCGTCAATCCGGCGGGCGAAGAGGTCACCTTTCTCTCACGCGAGGAGCTCGTTCAAGCCGTCCTCGAGGACGATATCGAGCCCCACGCCGAATCGATTCCCCCCGAGCAGCCCAATGCCGAAGCGACTTCGCCTGCGCAGCAGCGGCCCGAGACCGGCTCGAATCCGCCGCGCACGGGGTCGATGCCGCACGAGCCGGCGCGCACCGGGTCGATGCCGCACGAGCCGGCGCGCACCGGGTCGATGCCGCACGAGCCGGCGCGCACCGGGTCGATGCCGCACGAGCCGGCGCGAACCGGGTCGATGCCGCCGGACCAAACGCGCGCGGGATCGGTCCCGCCGGTGCGAACGAGCCGGCCGACCCCGCTGGATCGGCTCACCCCACCGGGGAATCGCACGACGCCCGCCCCGCGGTTCACGCCGCCGAATCGTCTGACGCCGGAGAGCACGGATCCTTCCGTCGCGCCGCTGCCGAGGGATGCGTTGATCCCGCCCGAGACGACCACGAGCCCGAGGATCAGCGAGTTCGCGGGCGACGAAAGCGACGACGGCGCACGGCCGAGCGCGGACGAGTTGCAACGCGCGAGCGCCGACGAGGTGCAGCGCGTGAGCCTCGACGAGGTGCAGCTCTCGAGCGCCAAGGTGCCGCTGGGCGAGCGCGTCACGGCCGACGAGCTCGAGGCGCCGCCTTCGTTGGGCGCGGGCGAAGCGCCGCGTTCGACGGGCGACATGGCGCCGCGCTCGACGGGCGACATGGCGCCGCGTTCGACGGGCGACGTCGCGCCGCTTTCGACGGGCGACGCGATGCCGCTTTCGTTGTCCGACGTTCTGCCGCCATCGTCGTTGGTCGGACATGTGTCGTCGCCTTCGACGGGGGACGTGTCGCCGCCTTCGATCGGAGAGGCGATGCCGCTTTCATTGTCCGACGTCATGCCGCCGTCGGCGGGGAACGAACCGACTCTTCAAATTACGCGGGGCCTGATCGCACCGGCTCCTCCCTCGCCGCCGTCATCACCGCCAGCAGCGTCGCGGCAATCGCCTCCCGAGGACGAAGGGTCGCCCTTGTCGCTGTCGGAGGTGGGGGGCGCGTTCGCGCCGCCGTCGGAGAACCTCGACGCAAAGCACGTGAAAGGCGCGGCCGAGCGCCCGGCGGACGGCGATGTGTCGGACGACGAGGAGACGGTGCGCAATGTCGACGTCGAAGCGGCCTTGAAGGACGAGCGGACGGCGGACATACCGCAGGGGCTCAAACGCGTAACGCCGCCGCCTCCCCTTCCCCTGGATCGGCGCCCCAGCAAATCGTCGCTGGTACCGCCCTTGCCGATCCGCCCTTCGAACGCTCTGGTTCGCGAACGCGAACGCGACGAACCGCGAGGCCCCGCGCGCTCCAGCATCACCTCCGCCACGCGCGTGGAGGCGCCGACCTCCACGGTCGTCATCACCGATCGCCGCACCCCCACGCCGCGACCGTCGAAGGCGCCCGAGCGCGCGCGCATCACCGCGCCATCGCTGCCGCCACCCGACATCATTCCGGACGCCCCCGCGTCGTCCCGTGAAACGTCGCCGTCCACCGCGGAGCGAACACCGGTGGCGGCCACCACGACGGCGTCGCCGTCGCGGAGAGCGACGTGGATCATCCCGGTGGCGCTGGTCGGCATCGGCGCCGCGTTTTGGATTGGCTCGCGCATGAACCGCGACGCCTCGCACGAGACCGCGCCTACGAACCAGCAACCCCAGCTGGAAACACCAGCCGCCACGGAGCCTGCGCCCGCGCCTCCTTCGCCGCCCGCGGCGCCAACGGAGACGGCCGCCGCGACCCCGGCGGCCGCATCCAGCGCACCATCGACCCCGCAGGCGGACCCCGCGGAGTCGGCCGCGCCCACCGCCTCGTCGCCGCCCGCGACCCCCGACACGCCGGCGACGGCGCAAGCCCCCGCGGCCACGGGCGCGAGCCCCGCTCCGGTCGCCGTTACGCCCACGCCAACCCCTGCAGCCTCGAGCAAGGCGCCGGCGGCCGCCACCGACAAGCCGCATCCGACACCACCGCCGACAGGCGCAGTCACCGCGCCCACACCGCCCGGCAACGAAGCGAGCGGCCCGATGCTCCGGCGGGCGGCCGCCGTGATGCGAAGCGGAGATTATGCGGCGGCGCGGCAGCTCTATCAGACGCTCCTGCAGAAGGAGCCCAAGAACCCCGAGGTGCTATCCGGCCTGGGCGACACGTCCCGCGCGCTGGGCGACAAGGCAGGGGCGCGCGGATATTATGTGCGTGCGCTGGACGCGAGCTCGACCTTTCTCCCCGCGCTGCTCGGTTTGGCCGACACGGAGTGGGATTTGGGCGACCGGGTGAGCGCGCAAAAACACTACAAGGACCTCCTCGAGCACCAACCCAACGCTCCTGAGCGAGCGCGCCAGCGGGCCAAAGGTCTAGGGGCACCGTGA